One genomic segment of Verrucomicrobiota bacterium includes these proteins:
- a CDS encoding glycosyltransferase family 4 protein → MVDLAFAATNPCHLYPLAQATTALGVHTTFYSGYPAWRLEEPHPTRLRTHSLRTVVTYGLLRIPERFRPRARTLFVWQDRHFDRWVAGALARHHFVHAIPGQAGEIFRRAKTLGVTTVLNHATGPSRHWVQVMRREYEKAGLSIERATVYDAAFRRREEEEYALADRHCAASTVVRDQLVAFGVRPERIWVVPYGAAPDVFFPASDEGSPGTFRILFAGQVSLRKDLGTLLRALEKVGRPDWALDVFGGVGDEVKAELAGYRGATPLTVHGPVSQRRLADEMRRSSVLVLPSLEEGFGLVVVQALACGTPCVVSDAVGARDLIDIRINGSVFPARAPDALAVELEFWAGQPTRVDGDYSWTGPARALYRLSEHALGSSVASVSAS, encoded by the coding sequence ATGGTTGATCTCGCGTTTGCCGCTACCAACCCTTGTCACCTCTACCCGCTCGCGCAGGCGACGACGGCGCTCGGGGTTCACACGACGTTCTACAGCGGCTATCCCGCGTGGCGGCTGGAGGAACCGCACCCCACCCGCCTGCGGACTCACAGCCTGCGAACCGTTGTCACTTACGGGCTCCTGCGGATACCCGAACGTTTCCGGCCGCGTGCCCGGACCCTTTTTGTGTGGCAGGACCGGCATTTCGATCGGTGGGTGGCCGGCGCGCTGGCCAGACACCATTTCGTGCACGCTATCCCGGGCCAGGCCGGGGAGATCTTCCGCCGGGCCAAAACCCTCGGGGTCACGACGGTGCTGAATCATGCCACGGGCCCGTCGCGCCATTGGGTGCAGGTCATGCGCCGGGAGTACGAAAAGGCGGGACTCTCCATCGAGCGAGCGACCGTTTACGACGCTGCTTTCCGGCGCCGGGAGGAGGAAGAGTATGCCCTGGCCGATCGGCACTGCGCGGCTTCAACCGTCGTGCGCGATCAACTCGTCGCATTCGGCGTCCGGCCGGAACGGATCTGGGTTGTGCCTTACGGCGCGGCCCCCGACGTCTTCTTTCCGGCTTCGGATGAGGGCAGCCCCGGCACGTTCCGGATCCTTTTCGCCGGCCAGGTCAGTTTGCGCAAGGACCTTGGCACCCTGCTCCGCGCTTTGGAAAAGGTTGGGCGGCCGGACTGGGCGCTTGATGTTTTCGGAGGCGTCGGTGACGAGGTTAAAGCCGAGCTTGCCGGCTATCGCGGCGCTACCCCGCTGACGGTTCACGGGCCGGTGAGCCAGCGACGGTTGGCGGACGAGATGAGGCGATCCTCGGTCCTGGTGTTGCCTTCTCTGGAAGAGGGGTTCGGCCTGGTGGTAGTTCAGGCATTAGCCTGCGGAACACCGTGCGTGGTGAGTGATGCCGTGGGCGCCAGAGATTTGATCGATATAAGGATAAACGGTTCCGTATTTCCGGCCAGGGCCCCAGACGCGTTAGCGGTGGAGCTCGAGTTCTGGGCCGGCCAACCAACACGAGTAGACGGCGATTATTCCTGGACCGGTCCGGCCAGGGCCCTTTACCGCCTCTCCGAGCACGCGCTCGGCAGTTCGGTCGCTTCGGTATCAGCCTCATAG
- a CDS encoding polysaccharide biosynthesis/export family protein, with the protein MRFSHVLTVFAVLAFSASSVSAQAVPSGISTASTTSGISSIGLTGVVKSMDQLDGITRINIGDQLNFRIVEDEEQPVSLTVSDSGQVEVPYAGKVPAAGKTPRELAYDVKRVLESGLYKKATVLIALDRRTVQSPGTIYLTGEVSRQGPLEIPANEQLTVTTAILRAGGFSDFANRRKVKVLRKTSSGEKVYRVDVKQVLDKARGDLDFTVKPGDVIMVPARLINW; encoded by the coding sequence ATGCGTTTTAGTCACGTCCTGACCGTCTTTGCCGTCCTGGCGTTTTCTGCGAGCTCCGTCTCAGCTCAAGCCGTCCCGTCGGGAATTTCCACCGCGTCCACGACAAGCGGCATCTCGTCCATCGGTTTGACCGGGGTGGTTAAATCGATGGACCAACTCGACGGTATCACCCGCATCAACATCGGCGACCAACTCAATTTCCGAATCGTCGAAGACGAGGAGCAACCCGTCAGCCTGACCGTCAGCGACTCCGGCCAGGTGGAAGTCCCTTATGCGGGCAAGGTACCGGCAGCCGGCAAAACCCCTCGCGAACTGGCGTACGACGTGAAACGCGTGCTGGAAAGCGGCCTTTACAAAAAGGCGACCGTGCTGATCGCGCTCGACCGGCGTACGGTGCAGTCGCCCGGGACCATCTACCTGACCGGTGAAGTCAGCCGTCAGGGGCCGCTTGAAATCCCGGCCAACGAACAACTCACCGTAACGACCGCCATCTTGCGCGCCGGCGGCTTTTCGGATTTCGCGAACCGGCGTAAAGTGAAAGTTCTCCGGAAGACCAGCTCCGGGGAGAAAGTCTACCGCGTCGATGTGAAACAGGTACTGGACAAGGCACGCGGCGACCTCGATTTCACGGTGAAACCCGGTGATGTCATCATGGTGCCGGCACGTCTTATCAACTGGTGA
- a CDS encoding glycosyltransferase family 4 protein yields MRILLVSSSSGSRGGGELFLLSLAESLRGLGHEPGLWASDHPRMDELARRFVPIGPVHRESYLNTYDRRLRSFSDAVDLRSGRRVAAAWRKLAPDVVHLNKQNLEDGLDLIWAARFASLATVCTIHVTQTARYLNARHGWARDAVARALLHRYPGRLVAIGASRRSDLNRFLGWRNGRSATLVENGVTLPSRQRLSRLRQETRLRLGLHDGHLLGLGVGRMVEQKRPLLFLEHAAQVAAVEPRARFCWVGDGPLRPQWDAEVIRHALDERVLTPGWAQDVLPYYAAADFLLHAAAYEGLPLALLEGMAAGLPCVVTSNLYDDLEFLKSAGVLRAGEEGWITTLACSSRRQALGERCRDLAARQYSVERMARDYIYLYELATAAN; encoded by the coding sequence ATGCGAATCCTCCTTGTTTCTTCCAGTTCGGGATCGCGGGGTGGCGGCGAGCTTTTCCTCCTGAGCCTGGCGGAGTCGCTGCGCGGCCTGGGCCACGAACCGGGCCTGTGGGCTTCGGACCACCCGCGCATGGACGAACTTGCACGCAGGTTCGTCCCGATCGGGCCGGTACACCGGGAGTCCTACCTTAATACGTACGACCGCCGGCTTCGCTCGTTCAGTGATGCCGTCGACCTCCGGTCCGGCCGGCGCGTGGCGGCTGCCTGGAGAAAACTTGCGCCGGACGTCGTTCACCTGAACAAACAGAACCTCGAAGACGGGCTCGACTTGATCTGGGCCGCACGCTTCGCCTCCCTGGCGACGGTCTGCACCATCCACGTAACCCAGACCGCCCGGTACCTGAACGCCCGCCACGGCTGGGCGCGCGACGCGGTAGCGCGCGCCCTCCTGCACCGGTACCCGGGCCGGCTGGTCGCCATCGGCGCAAGCCGCCGGTCAGACCTGAATCGTTTTCTGGGATGGCGCAACGGCCGAAGCGCCACCCTCGTGGAGAATGGTGTAACGCTCCCGAGCCGGCAGAGGCTGAGCCGTCTCCGGCAGGAAACGCGGCTGCGACTCGGCCTGCACGACGGCCATTTGCTCGGCCTTGGGGTAGGCCGCATGGTCGAGCAGAAACGGCCCCTGTTATTTCTTGAGCATGCCGCGCAGGTTGCCGCCGTTGAACCTCGGGCCAGGTTTTGCTGGGTAGGGGACGGACCGCTTCGGCCGCAATGGGATGCCGAGGTTATCAGGCACGCATTGGACGAGCGCGTGTTGACCCCCGGTTGGGCACAGGACGTGCTCCCCTATTACGCCGCAGCCGATTTTTTGCTGCATGCCGCTGCGTACGAAGGCCTTCCATTGGCACTGCTGGAAGGGATGGCGGCGGGTCTGCCGTGCGTGGTGACGTCTAATTTGTATGATGATTTAGAATTTTTAAAATCTGCAGGCGTCCTCCGCGCGGGTGAAGAAGGGTGGATCACCACGCTTGCCTGCAGCTCCCGCAGACAAGCACTCGGCGAGCGCTGCCGCGACCTCGCGGCGCGCCAATATTCGGTCGAGCGCATGGCGCGGGATTACATCTACCTGTACGAACTGGCCACCGCGGCGAATTAA
- a CDS encoding oligosaccharide repeat unit polymerase, with protein sequence MIDGTKLVSRPNGEATVCWLAGLFLSYFMLFGETSTEVASHGALCLAGTFAVATGFETVRNWKALLRPDIVALLALYGLTFFEFLLPQPEVNEMVHAKSMHTACALAFLAFGSMVVGRHFAPRAPKFLEDLVQRPTPPRVLLTVFWLSFFLGTFYMLLAVNFNVLKMIDAMMGPRFTQPWGRGRYGDARALLNELGAMVNLVPPVAGLILSNREKYRPLTWMAVALVYAFCLFMGLAGSTRNVLAAYLITFLIAYSLSLTRKRILEFGLLCVCAAAGFFVSSKIMLETRTVGLKGYLRMRSEARAMPKLSVGVSETESFFVDLNLVNVAQLAEVFPSAHDFLGLEVPYVALTHPIPRALWPGKPEGLSVSMEDALGVDPQMTISSTYIGEAYMAGGALAVVITGLLFGALTGWWARFAVGLSSGLGLLIYASGFLAIAISMRSLYVFSVAILPTIAAMVLAMLLNPKPRREPRGTALGPLFDAQDHHAGAGR encoded by the coding sequence ATGATTGACGGAACGAAACTTGTTTCCCGCCCGAATGGCGAAGCTACCGTTTGCTGGCTGGCGGGCCTCTTCCTCTCGTACTTCATGCTTTTCGGCGAGACGTCCACCGAGGTCGCCTCCCACGGCGCCCTGTGCCTGGCCGGCACCTTCGCCGTGGCGACAGGCTTCGAAACCGTGCGCAATTGGAAAGCCCTCCTCCGGCCTGATATTGTTGCGTTGCTGGCGCTGTACGGCCTGACTTTCTTTGAGTTCCTCCTGCCCCAGCCGGAGGTAAACGAAATGGTTCACGCCAAATCGATGCACACCGCGTGCGCCCTGGCGTTTCTGGCTTTCGGATCCATGGTGGTGGGCCGGCACTTCGCACCGCGCGCCCCGAAATTCCTGGAAGACCTGGTCCAGAGGCCGACGCCGCCGCGGGTCCTGCTTACCGTCTTCTGGCTCAGCTTTTTCCTGGGCACCTTCTACATGCTGCTGGCCGTCAATTTCAACGTCCTCAAGATGATCGACGCGATGATGGGACCGCGCTTCACCCAGCCTTGGGGCCGTGGACGGTACGGAGACGCTCGCGCCCTCCTCAATGAACTGGGCGCCATGGTCAACCTGGTGCCGCCCGTCGCCGGGTTGATCCTGTCCAATCGGGAAAAATACCGGCCCTTGACCTGGATGGCGGTGGCGCTCGTTTACGCGTTTTGCCTGTTCATGGGCCTCGCCGGCTCAACCCGCAACGTGCTGGCCGCCTACCTCATCACCTTTCTGATCGCTTACAGCCTTAGCCTCACCCGCAAACGGATCCTGGAATTCGGCCTTCTATGCGTGTGCGCCGCCGCCGGCTTTTTCGTCTCTTCAAAAATTATGCTCGAGACCCGCACGGTGGGTTTGAAAGGTTACCTCAGGATGCGATCCGAGGCGCGGGCCATGCCGAAGCTCAGCGTTGGGGTTTCTGAGACTGAGAGCTTTTTCGTGGACCTCAACCTGGTTAACGTGGCCCAGTTGGCGGAGGTTTTTCCGTCCGCGCACGACTTTCTGGGCTTGGAAGTGCCATACGTCGCCCTCACCCACCCCATCCCGCGGGCCCTCTGGCCGGGCAAGCCGGAAGGGTTAAGCGTGTCGATGGAGGACGCACTCGGGGTCGATCCGCAAATGACCATCTCTTCAACCTACATCGGTGAAGCTTACATGGCCGGCGGCGCTTTGGCCGTCGTCATCACCGGGCTGCTCTTCGGTGCGCTGACGGGCTGGTGGGCTCGTTTCGCCGTTGGCTTGTCTTCAGGTCTCGGCCTTCTGATTTACGCTTCCGGCTTCCTGGCCATCGCCATTTCCATGCGCAGCCTTTACGTGTTCAGCGTGGCTATCCTGCCGACGATTGCCGCCATGGTCCTGGCCATGCTGTTAAACCCAAAACCCAGGCGCGAACCGCGCGGGACGGCGTTAGGGCCGCTTTTCGACGCGCAGGATCATCACGCAGGCGCCGGCCGCTGA
- a CDS encoding glycosyltransferase family 4 protein: MHTFDLGVISVVPSPYQRDLFRALNARPDLRLQVYYLEASAPDSPWPQVPLQPYETILPGFWFSIAGARFHVVTKMPSLKRHDFVALNSLTSSVAQWLLRFRPKRQRLLFWAEALRDQCSSGRARIQRVLSDPIRNVDAIVAIGSRAQAAYQGRFPGTPCFNVPYHCDLAAFSKRPPKTDPSTDPLHAGMVFLFCGQLIARKGVDVLLEAFDQLIRNGHRARLRLAGRRADLDRMLANLSIATRERISYEGFSDPEHLPQLFSEADVFVLPSRYDGWGVVVNQALGAGLPVICSEAVGAGVDLIKPGVNGIRFATGRSAALAGAMEHFITRPHLLRQYGAASRKMAMDWTPVRGAEKWVTVLSDLSNSPR, from the coding sequence ATGCACACTTTTGATCTCGGCGTCATTTCGGTCGTACCGTCGCCTTACCAGCGCGACCTCTTTCGCGCCCTGAACGCCCGGCCCGACCTGCGGCTGCAGGTTTACTACCTTGAAGCGAGCGCCCCGGATTCTCCCTGGCCGCAAGTGCCGCTGCAGCCGTACGAAACGATCCTACCCGGCTTCTGGTTCTCGATCGCCGGCGCCAGATTCCACGTCGTGACAAAGATGCCTTCGCTCAAACGGCACGATTTTGTAGCGCTGAATTCGCTGACTTCATCGGTTGCGCAATGGCTGCTGCGGTTCCGGCCAAAGCGCCAGCGGCTGCTTTTCTGGGCCGAGGCACTCCGGGACCAATGCAGCTCAGGGCGGGCCCGCATCCAGCGCGTCTTATCCGACCCCATCCGCAACGTCGATGCGATCGTCGCGATCGGCTCGCGCGCGCAAGCGGCTTACCAGGGCCGTTTTCCAGGCACCCCTTGCTTCAATGTCCCCTACCATTGCGATCTGGCGGCCTTCTCCAAACGGCCGCCTAAAACCGATCCCTCAACCGATCCCTTGCATGCCGGGATGGTTTTTCTGTTTTGCGGCCAGTTGATCGCGCGCAAGGGCGTAGACGTTTTGCTGGAGGCATTTGACCAGCTGATTCGAAACGGACACCGCGCCCGCTTGCGGCTGGCGGGGCGCCGGGCGGACCTGGACCGCATGCTCGCCAACCTCTCCATCGCCACTCGGGAACGGATCAGCTACGAAGGTTTCTCTGACCCCGAGCACCTGCCGCAACTCTTTTCCGAGGCGGATGTGTTTGTGCTGCCGAGCCGTTACGACGGCTGGGGGGTGGTCGTCAACCAAGCCCTGGGTGCGGGCCTGCCCGTGATTTGTTCCGAAGCGGTGGGAGCCGGCGTTGACCTGATCAAACCCGGCGTTAACGGGATCCGCTTTGCCACCGGCCGGAGTGCGGCGCTCGCCGGCGCGATGGAGCATTTCATCACCCGGCCGCACCTGCTCCGCCAGTACGGGGCGGCTTCCCGGAAAATGGCCATGGATTGGACGCCGGTTCGTGGTGCGGAAAAGTGGGTGACGGTCCTTTCTGATCTCAGCAACAGCCCCCGGTGA
- a CDS encoding glycosyltransferase family 2 protein, translated as MPVISVVIPTHNRCHLLARALDSLPPRPDGLLEVIVVDDGSTDDTESVVRKSGREVTFLQQAQAGPGAARNLGLDATSGEYVAFLDSDDVWLPWTFSVYRQVLGQYPGAGFIAGSPFWFTDDSEIAVAAVAAAGELDARFFPDYFASATHPIWLGASCLLVRRHRRPRFEPSHMNAEDLDFALHFGAEPGFVWIRHPRTFGYRRHGPSAVGNFTRTLQGINHLVDEERRGRYPGGNARRRERLALITRAVRPPVVEGLKRGQWRQAWHLYRRTFGWHLALRRWKFLLACPALPLLSTSAGMGKTAGETTQPSYG; from the coding sequence ATGCCTGTTATTTCGGTCGTTATCCCGACGCACAACCGGTGCCACCTCCTGGCACGCGCTTTGGATTCGCTCCCGCCAAGGCCGGACGGCCTGCTCGAGGTCATCGTGGTCGATGACGGTTCCACCGATGACACCGAATCAGTCGTGCGTAAGAGCGGGCGAGAGGTGACCTTCCTTCAGCAGGCGCAAGCCGGCCCGGGCGCCGCGCGTAACCTCGGCCTGGACGCGACTTCCGGCGAGTATGTGGCTTTTCTGGACAGCGACGACGTCTGGCTGCCGTGGACCTTTTCAGTTTACCGGCAGGTTTTAGGGCAGTACCCGGGCGCCGGTTTTATCGCCGGCTCTCCTTTCTGGTTTACCGATGACTCGGAAATCGCCGTTGCCGCCGTTGCAGCGGCAGGTGAACTCGACGCACGCTTTTTCCCCGATTACTTCGCCTCGGCGACGCACCCGATCTGGCTGGGGGCCTCGTGCCTGCTCGTCCGCCGGCATCGCCGGCCGCGCTTTGAACCAAGCCACATGAACGCCGAAGACCTCGATTTCGCGCTCCATTTCGGCGCAGAACCGGGTTTTGTCTGGATCCGGCACCCGCGCACCTTCGGCTACCGGCGTCACGGCCCCAGCGCGGTGGGGAACTTTACGCGGACCCTGCAGGGGATCAATCACCTGGTGGACGAAGAACGGCGCGGGCGTTACCCCGGAGGTAATGCTCGCCGCCGGGAACGGCTCGCTTTGATTACCCGAGCCGTGCGGCCACCGGTCGTCGAAGGCCTGAAACGCGGCCAATGGCGGCAGGCCTGGCACCTTTATCGTCGAACCTTCGGATGGCACCTGGCGTTGCGACGCTGGAAATTTTTGCTGGCCTGCCCGGCGCTGCCGCTGCTTTCCACCAGCGCCGGAATGGGAAAAACCGCCGGCGAAACAACCCAACCGAGCTACGGATGA
- a CDS encoding glycosyltransferase family 2 protein: MSRNFKIHCICVVKNEGDILRAGLQAASEWADRIIVYDGQSDDNTWDIACSMAGEKIVPWKQDGKVFQESLRAEVFNAFRDGSRSGDWWCHLDADEFYVEDPRRFLSRVPWPYHVVWGIAVEFYLTEKDVAPDYQLRPEVPEADLGRLTYYSVNNSEPRFFRDRERLVWPANTGWPLNMGPVYPKRLLYKHYKYRSPEQTQLRLQTRLKSVAGGFTGWEHARAAVWREKLQASAGLKQQNSDAFEYDAGKLPKHLDPLVKRSAKLLAHGLGVLP; the protein is encoded by the coding sequence ATGTCTCGCAATTTTAAGATCCATTGCATCTGCGTCGTCAAAAACGAAGGCGATATCCTGCGCGCCGGTCTACAGGCTGCCTCCGAGTGGGCTGACCGGATTATCGTCTACGACGGCCAGAGCGACGATAACACGTGGGACATCGCCTGCAGTATGGCCGGCGAAAAGATCGTCCCCTGGAAGCAGGACGGCAAGGTCTTCCAGGAAAGTCTGCGTGCGGAGGTCTTTAACGCCTTTCGGGACGGATCGCGTTCGGGCGACTGGTGGTGTCACCTGGATGCGGACGAGTTCTATGTGGAAGACCCGAGGCGGTTCCTGTCCCGGGTGCCGTGGCCCTACCACGTCGTCTGGGGGATTGCCGTCGAGTTCTATCTGACTGAAAAAGATGTCGCTCCCGACTACCAGTTGCGGCCGGAGGTGCCGGAGGCGGACCTCGGCCGGCTCACGTATTACTCCGTCAACAACTCGGAACCTCGATTTTTCCGGGACCGCGAGCGGTTGGTCTGGCCGGCGAACACGGGTTGGCCGCTGAATATGGGCCCGGTTTACCCGAAGCGCCTGCTTTACAAGCACTACAAATACCGATCGCCGGAACAGACGCAGCTACGACTGCAGACGCGGCTCAAATCGGTGGCGGGCGGCTTCACCGGCTGGGAGCATGCCCGGGCGGCCGTCTGGCGTGAAAAGCTGCAGGCCTCCGCCGGCCTGAAACAACAGAATTCGGATGCGTTTGAATATGATGCCGGGAAGCTGCCGAAGCACCTCGATCCTTTAGTGAAACGTTCTGCAAAATTGTTGGCACACGGGTTAGGCGTCTTGCCGTGA
- a CDS encoding glycosyltransferase family 2 protein has translation MSEAADDQSPAQARARVSAVIPTRNRKELLRRVLHALQAQTVRSEIICVDDGSTDGTAAMLGAEFPQVRTLRREVSRGPAAARNAGARAATGEFLLTLDDDCVLTTTDAIERTLELFDRPEIAGVTLPFVNVRLDRRITTAAPQAGGTFVTTDYYAGMVILRRDNFLQAGGYREPFFMHHEEADLAIRLLDKRRFIRNGFQALIDHHESPVRDRLKLWRLGAQNAVLFAIYNVPWPWFPIHLGSTIVKTLVYAWRRDGAVPVVQGFCAAIPIARRTLGLRAPVRSRTYLAFRTLKNGGHLPLDCMQELLGHG, from the coding sequence ATGAGCGAAGCTGCTGACGACCAATCGCCGGCGCAAGCCCGAGCGCGGGTTTCGGCCGTGATTCCCACCAGGAACCGCAAGGAACTGCTGCGCCGGGTATTACACGCCTTGCAGGCACAGACCGTCCGCTCGGAAATCATCTGCGTCGATGACGGTTCGACCGATGGCACAGCCGCGATGCTGGGCGCCGAGTTCCCGCAGGTCAGGACGTTGCGCCGGGAAGTAAGTCGCGGACCGGCCGCCGCCCGCAACGCCGGCGCGAGGGCCGCCACCGGCGAATTTCTTCTGACCCTGGACGATGACTGCGTCCTCACGACCACCGACGCCATCGAACGGACCCTGGAACTGTTTGACCGCCCGGAGATTGCCGGGGTTACGCTGCCGTTCGTAAACGTCCGGCTGGACCGCCGGATCACGACGGCTGCACCGCAGGCCGGCGGCACTTTTGTGACCACGGACTATTACGCCGGCATGGTCATCCTCCGGCGCGACAACTTCCTGCAGGCGGGCGGGTATCGGGAACCGTTTTTCATGCACCACGAGGAAGCTGATCTCGCCATCCGCCTGCTGGACAAACGGCGCTTTATCCGGAACGGGTTTCAGGCTCTGATCGACCATCACGAATCGCCGGTGCGAGACCGGCTGAAGCTCTGGCGGCTCGGCGCGCAGAACGCCGTTCTCTTTGCGATCTACAATGTGCCCTGGCCGTGGTTCCCGATTCACCTCGGATCGACCATCGTCAAAACACTCGTTTACGCCTGGCGTCGCGACGGCGCGGTTCCCGTGGTGCAAGGCTTTTGTGCGGCCATCCCGATCGCGCGGCGGACCCTCGGGCTGCGGGCCCCGGTTAGGAGCCGGACTTACCTCGCCTTCCGCACCCTTAAGAACGGCGGGCACCTACCCCTGGATTGCATGCAGGAGTTGTTAGGCCATGGTTGA
- a CDS encoding glycosyltransferase, translating to MRIGYFIPPAPLRAGGLDLAIAGLARELPLAGLEIVVEPATLDGLDAVHLHGLWQPRFIRLARECRRRGLRYVVSPHGMLEPWAWRHRWWKKWPYFYLRERSVLNRAGALLATSRIEASNLRRFRFSPSIVTLPLGLTCSKQVSYKEARAGLGWAAHEFVLLYLSRLHPKKGMHLLLAALTSLNLDPDAYRLVVVGDGPEAYTRRLKRIAKANQAQLPRIDWLPAVWDDRKWSYLQGADLFCLPTYSENFGLAILEACQAGTPVLTTRETPWVEFLGRHGLPVAGPDAESIRGCLTRILQAGKMHPVQRANLASATRREFGWEHLRPGYRSLYEAASEFGVPGTFRGPNVNRENFNH from the coding sequence ATGCGCATCGGTTATTTTATTCCACCCGCGCCGCTGCGCGCCGGAGGCTTGGATCTGGCCATCGCCGGTTTAGCCAGAGAACTGCCCCTTGCCGGCCTTGAAATTGTAGTCGAACCCGCCACGCTCGACGGCCTGGATGCAGTACACCTGCACGGCCTGTGGCAACCCCGGTTTATCCGACTCGCCCGCGAGTGCCGCCGGCGCGGATTGCGCTACGTCGTGTCCCCACACGGCATGCTGGAACCGTGGGCATGGCGGCATCGCTGGTGGAAAAAGTGGCCCTACTTTTACCTTCGGGAACGTTCGGTGCTGAACCGGGCCGGCGCGCTTCTGGCAACAAGCCGGATTGAAGCCTCCAACCTGCGACGGTTCAGGTTCAGCCCCTCCATCGTTACCTTACCGCTCGGATTAACCTGCTCGAAACAAGTAAGTTATAAGGAAGCGCGCGCCGGCCTGGGTTGGGCGGCGCATGAGTTCGTGCTGCTTTACCTTTCCCGTCTTCACCCCAAAAAGGGCATGCACCTGCTGCTCGCGGCCCTCACCAGCCTGAACCTGGATCCAGACGCTTACCGGCTCGTTGTGGTGGGCGACGGCCCGGAAGCTTACACCCGCCGCCTCAAAAGAATAGCGAAGGCAAATCAGGCACAACTGCCCCGCATTGACTGGCTTCCGGCCGTTTGGGACGACCGCAAGTGGAGTTACCTTCAAGGGGCGGATCTCTTCTGCCTTCCCACTTATTCGGAGAACTTCGGGTTGGCGATTCTGGAAGCGTGTCAGGCAGGCACACCGGTTCTGACCACTCGCGAAACGCCCTGGGTTGAGTTCCTCGGCAGGCACGGTTTGCCGGTCGCAGGTCCCGACGCTGAATCGATCCGGGGATGCCTGACGCGCATTTTGCAGGCGGGCAAAATGCATCCTGTGCAGCGTGCTAACCTGGCCTCAGCCACTCGCCGGGAATTTGGTTGGGAGCACCTCCGGCCGGGGTACCGTTCGTTGTACGAAGCAGCGTCGGAGTTCGGCGTTCCCGGTACGTTCAGGGGACCAAATGTTAATAGGGAGAATTTTAATCATTGA
- a CDS encoding sugar transferase: MMSTGSLSNLTLRRTGAPNVYERRTGLGWGISWLPAFTLVSNDLLAWPAIFLIFSELRTLLFGTPGEIVWQMIVIPAIVTVLTFHILGGYDRRTNMLSLSYSVEHFLGLAVAMMVSATLVYGLCTFGSVTQQPSRLFFFLAFLVFGVHALATRRWITGALRTHHAGRHFVLLAAADSAARFAVLFGQRRMDQELRTFSDFEDAFPHLNANADGLIIGYKPSSLDPQLGQFLAYVHFRHIPVYTLESFHETFWRQVPVQSIEAWWAFARESLLVRDSIYDHVKRVFDFAVAVAGLIFCAPLMLLTALVVRLESPGPAIFRQTRIGRDGRPFTLFKFRSMRKGAETGSIYTEDRDPRVTRIGQILRKTRMDELPQLWNVLRGDMSIIGPRAEWIKCVERYDGAIPFYGYRHLVRPGITGWAQVNYSYGSSSEDAEEKLKYDLYYIRHYSMALDFAIILKTLQTVLFAKGR, from the coding sequence ATGATGTCGACAGGAAGTTTATCAAATTTAACGCTAAGGAGGACAGGCGCGCCGAACGTTTATGAACGGCGCACTGGGCTAGGCTGGGGAATCAGCTGGTTACCGGCGTTTACACTGGTCAGTAACGATCTGCTTGCATGGCCGGCTATCTTCCTGATCTTTTCCGAGCTCCGAACGCTGCTGTTCGGGACACCGGGCGAGATTGTCTGGCAGATGATAGTTATCCCGGCGATTGTCACCGTACTGACTTTCCACATCCTGGGCGGGTATGACCGGCGTACCAACATGCTCAGCTTGTCTTATTCGGTTGAACACTTTCTGGGTCTGGCGGTCGCCATGATGGTTTCGGCCACATTGGTTTATGGCCTGTGCACTTTCGGCTCGGTCACCCAGCAGCCCAGCCGCCTGTTTTTCTTCCTGGCGTTCCTGGTGTTTGGCGTCCATGCCCTGGCGACCCGCCGGTGGATCACGGGGGCGTTGCGCACTCACCATGCGGGCCGCCATTTTGTTCTCCTGGCCGCCGCCGACAGCGCGGCGCGGTTTGCCGTCCTTTTCGGACAGCGGAGGATGGATCAGGAGCTGCGGACTTTTTCCGACTTCGAGGATGCCTTCCCGCACCTGAACGCAAATGCCGACGGCCTGATCATCGGGTATAAGCCATCCAGCCTGGACCCGCAGTTGGGGCAGTTTCTGGCTTACGTGCACTTCCGGCACATCCCGGTCTACACGCTCGAATCGTTCCATGAAACGTTCTGGCGGCAGGTTCCCGTCCAAAGCATCGAAGCCTGGTGGGCGTTCGCGCGCGAGTCGCTGCTGGTTCGCGATTCAATCTACGATCACGTTAAACGCGTTTTCGATTTTGCGGTCGCGGTAGCCGGTTTGATCTTTTGTGCGCCGCTGATGCTGCTGACTGCTCTCGTGGTGCGTCTCGAAAGCCCGGGTCCGGCGATCTTTCGGCAGACGCGGATCGGGCGTGATGGCCGGCCTTTCACGCTTTTCAAGTTTCGCTCGATGCGCAAAGGCGCCGAGACCGGCTCGATCTACACGGAAGACCGGGATCCGCGCGTGACGCGGATCGGGCAAATCCTGCGCAAGACCCGCATGGATGAACTTCCGCAGCTCTGGAACGTGCTTCGCGGCGATATGAGCATCATCGGGCCGCGGGCAGAGTGGATCAAATGCGTGGAACGTTATGACGGCGCAATCCCGTTTTATGGTTATCGTCACCTGGTCCGCCCGGGCATTACCGGTTGGGCCCAGGTTAACTATTCCTATGGGTCCAGCAGTGAGGATGCCGAAGAAAAACTGAAGTACGATCTCTATTATATCCGGCACTATTCGATGGCGCTTGACTTCGCGATCATCCTGAAGACGCTGCAGACCGTGTTATTTGCCAAGGGCCGTTAG